The DNA window AGGCCGTTGGCGACTCCTTCAAAGCGTGGAGACGCAGATCGCGATAGGCCGCGATATCCTCAGAGTTGAGAAATCGTATTTCCATGGTTAAACGTTAGAACTAATCACCCTGACCTACTTGCCTGTGCCTTTGCTTCCCCCTCGTCCCAAGTACTGTCCGTGAATGCTGACGGCATAGGGAACCAAATACGTGAGCCCAGCCGAGTACCAGCGGGCTCGGGTCATAGTGCCGGCCCGCACCGCTGCCCCATGGTTAATGGCAAACAGCAGCGTACCAATCACAACGGCC is part of the Leptolyngbya subtilissima AS-A7 genome and encodes:
- the nrtS gene encoding nitrate/nitrite transporter NrtS — translated: MEAVYGYLRALVTPSMASRAVRVAVVIGTLLFAINHGAAVRAGTMTRARWYSAGLTYLVPYAVSIHGQYLGRGGSKGTGK